The following proteins come from a genomic window of Shewanella halifaxensis HAW-EB4:
- a CDS encoding CNNM domain-containing protein, which produces MTDPLIVTLVTTALIVLSGFFVIIEFALMGARRHRLEEIAVESASARAALRGMNDLTLMLAGAQLGITFCTFALGAVTKPAVDLWVGPVFIAMGLPDWAADGAAFGFALFVVTFLHLVVGEMAPKSWSIAHPEKSALAIGIVARAYVWPLRPLLNWINSIANRLVKASGVDPVESAAVGGQDIDTIRQLVEHSGNVGTLKPNIQKQLTGLIDLSSIPVDTLLTEGQVMAHVDENATVADVRAAAMESGHLRILVFGKSGLKPLVVHVRDTLLEPTDRPAREVARNAFVLDSKTPVYEALARMREASVQLAVVSNNGKMVGVVTLADILKRVLPTTAAN; this is translated from the coding sequence ATGACCGATCCGTTAATTGTCACCCTAGTGACAACGGCCTTAATTGTCTTGAGTGGCTTTTTCGTCATCATCGAGTTTGCTTTGATGGGCGCTCGTCGCCACCGTCTTGAAGAAATAGCAGTTGAGAGCGCTTCTGCGCGAGCTGCGCTGCGCGGTATGAATGATCTGACGCTGATGTTGGCCGGTGCCCAGCTTGGTATTACCTTCTGTACCTTCGCACTAGGTGCGGTGACGAAACCTGCTGTTGATCTGTGGGTTGGCCCGGTTTTTATTGCTATGGGCTTGCCTGATTGGGCAGCCGATGGGGCAGCCTTCGGTTTTGCGCTGTTCGTGGTGACATTTTTGCACTTGGTTGTTGGTGAAATGGCGCCCAAATCCTGGTCCATTGCGCATCCAGAGAAGTCGGCACTTGCTATCGGTATCGTTGCCAGAGCTTACGTTTGGCCATTGCGTCCGCTGCTAAATTGGATCAACAGTATTGCTAACCGCTTGGTGAAAGCCTCTGGTGTTGACCCCGTGGAAAGCGCTGCTGTCGGTGGACAGGATATAGACACCATTCGTCAGTTGGTTGAGCATTCTGGCAATGTCGGCACACTGAAACCGAATATTCAAAAGCAGCTCACTGGTCTTATTGACCTGAGTTCAATCCCTGTCGACACCTTATTGACTGAAGGTCAGGTAATGGCTCATGTCGACGAGAATGCGACTGTAGCCGATGTGCGTGCCGCTGCGATGGAGTCAGGGCATTTACGTATTCTTGTATTTGGAAAAAGTGGTCTCAAACCACTGGTGGTTCATGTGCGTGATACGTTACTGGAACCGACTGATAGACCGGCGAGAGAAGTCGCACGCAATGCATTTGTGCTGGATTCGAAAACGCCGGTCTATGAAGCACTGGCTCGTATGCGTGAAGCCAGCGTTCAGTTAGCGGTAGTGAGTAATAATGGAAAAATGGTGGGCGTAGTAACCCTCGCCGATATTTTAAAACGTGTTCTCCCTACGACAGCTGCAAACTGA
- a CDS encoding YidC/Oxa1 family membrane protein insertase: protein MELWTNFTDLLIQTIGFLTTEVGVSQGVAIILLTLVVRLLFSPISCSAMINSYKNKKTMAAIKPELDKLKSVYKDKPNEMAKQTMALYRKHDIKFISKTLVANVSSQAIFGFGMFQVLQKAIFSSKFAWISNIAKPDIALAMLVGALTYLSMLMMPDSAEQANALFLLIPAMVSVAVLVTAPSALSLYWATSSAFGALQSLVVNKYCEKQQSNLTQPQA from the coding sequence ATGGAACTTTGGACAAATTTTACCGACTTGCTAATACAGACTATTGGTTTTCTAACAACGGAGGTAGGTGTAAGCCAAGGTGTTGCAATCATTCTGCTTACGCTTGTAGTGCGTTTACTATTCAGCCCTATCAGTTGTTCTGCAATGATTAATAGCTATAAAAATAAAAAGACGATGGCAGCAATAAAACCTGAGTTAGATAAGCTAAAGTCAGTTTATAAAGACAAGCCAAACGAAATGGCTAAACAAACAATGGCGCTGTATCGAAAGCACGATATAAAATTTATTAGCAAAACCCTTGTCGCTAATGTTTCCAGCCAAGCAATATTCGGATTTGGGATGTTTCAGGTACTTCAAAAGGCTATTTTTAGCAGTAAATTCGCATGGATTTCTAATATCGCTAAGCCAGATATCGCATTAGCAATGCTTGTAGGAGCATTAACCTATTTATCTATGCTTATGATGCCTGACAGTGCAGAACAAGCGAATGCTTTGTTTCTGCTTATCCCGGCAATGGTCAGTGTTGCTGTTTTGGTTACAGCCCCTTCAGCCTTGAGTTTATACTGGGCTACTTCGAGTGCCTTTGGCGCTCTTCAATCCTTGGTTGTGAACAAGTATTGTGAAAAACAGCAAAGCAATTTGACTCAGCCTCAAGCTTAA
- a CDS encoding peptidoglycan DD-metalloendopeptidase family protein, with protein sequence MSKNRFAGLSSLHRKVLLGSVLVIGAVMLMPSQHELMPQRIPVQLDIESILSQSVTLPRSQLLEPAPAFQKEIVKGDTLSGLFEQGGVDQQTMYRVLEADLNVLALDTLKPGNKIQFWLNDAGELQKLSLYFNAARQVIFTRFDDGSFNVDEINIEGIWRDRAISGQIHGSFYVSAKKMGLNAAEIQRVESLLKEKLNFARDLRAGDKFSVLMNDQFIDGEATGNSHVLGVTIDRGSSSINAYQHTDGNFYDEKGQSLARAFQRIPLAKNYRISSRFNPNRHHPVTGRNSPHNGTDFAIPIGTKIVAPGDGIVSLVTDHRFAGKYIVIDHGNKYRTRYLHLSKALVHKGQRVSRGQVIALSGNTGRVTGPHLHYEFHINGRPVDAMKAKIPMASKLSSKEMSEFSQIVKVRKMMMGIA encoded by the coding sequence ATGTCTAAAAACCGTTTCGCGGGGCTATCTTCTTTACATCGAAAAGTCCTTTTAGGTTCGGTGTTGGTTATTGGCGCTGTCATGTTAATGCCAAGCCAGCATGAGCTAATGCCACAGCGGATCCCGGTTCAGCTCGATATTGAGTCTATTCTTTCTCAAAGCGTGACTCTTCCCCGCAGTCAATTGTTAGAGCCTGCGCCGGCGTTTCAAAAAGAGATAGTCAAAGGCGATACCTTAAGTGGTTTGTTTGAGCAGGGCGGCGTGGATCAACAAACCATGTACCGTGTATTAGAAGCTGACTTAAATGTGTTGGCGTTAGATACCTTAAAGCCTGGCAATAAAATCCAGTTTTGGTTAAATGATGCTGGTGAGCTGCAAAAACTCAGTCTCTATTTTAATGCCGCGAGACAGGTGATTTTTACGCGTTTCGATGATGGTTCATTTAACGTTGACGAAATTAACATCGAAGGTATTTGGCGCGATCGCGCCATCTCTGGTCAGATCCATGGCTCTTTTTATGTTTCAGCCAAAAAGATGGGACTCAATGCCGCAGAGATCCAGCGTGTTGAGTCGTTACTGAAAGAGAAACTCAACTTTGCCCGCGATCTTCGCGCGGGTGACAAATTTTCGGTATTGATGAACGATCAGTTTATCGATGGCGAAGCCACGGGTAATAGCCATGTGCTGGGCGTGACCATCGATAGAGGTTCTAGCAGTATTAATGCTTATCAGCATACTGACGGTAACTTTTATGATGAGAAAGGGCAGAGCTTAGCGCGCGCATTTCAGCGCATTCCACTGGCTAAAAATTACCGAATTAGCTCTCGATTCAATCCTAATCGCCATCATCCTGTAACTGGACGAAATTCGCCTCACAACGGGACTGACTTTGCTATTCCTATTGGCACTAAAATTGTCGCACCTGGTGATGGTATCGTGTCTTTGGTTACCGATCATCGATTTGCAGGTAAGTACATCGTAATTGACCACGGTAACAAGTATCGCACTCGTTATTTGCACTTGTCGAAAGCACTCGTGCATAAGGGGCAGCGTGTCTCTCGTGGTCAAGTGATTGCGCTGTCGGGCAATACAGGTCGAGTGACTGGCCCACATCTGCATTATGAATTTCATATCAATGGTCGCCCAGTTGATGCCATGAAAGCCAAAATACCGATGGCGAGTAAGCTCTCTTCTAAAGAGATGAGCGAGTTTAGCCAGATTGTTAAGGTAAGAAAGATGATGATGGGCATAGCTTAA